One Archangium violaceum genomic window, CTCGCTGGACTCCTCTACGTCGAGCCGGTGGGAGACCTGCGCCGACAGGAGAAGGCCGACGTGGACGCCTGGCTCGAGAACTTCAGCGAGGCGAAGTATGGCGGCTTCCACGAGCACTGGCTCACACCCCTGCTCCTCGATGCGAAGGAGAAAACGCGCGCGCTGGTCATGAAGACGCTGCGGACCTCGCGGCGGGAGGCCATCGCCGGAAACATGGAGTCGCTCTTCCACTACAACCCGGACGAGGCCTTCGAGCGCTTCACCGGACCCACCCACGCCCTGGTGACAGCCACCGGCCCGGAGACGCTGGTGGCCCAGCGACCCGAGCTGCCCCGCTCCGTGCTGCCGCACGCGAGTCACTGGCCGATGCTGGACGCGCCGCAATGGTTCCACTCGGAACTGGTCCGCTTCCTCGGCCGCTGCAAGCACGAGCACTGAGAGGAGGTCGAGGCATGTCCACCTGGAACATGAGTCCATGGCCGCGAGTCAGGCAACAGCGTCAACTCGCCTCGAACGCACCGGGCCTGCTCTTCCCCTTGCTCCTGGCCGGATGCGCCACGAGTGTGCCTGCAGGGGGCATGTCAGGTCTCCGCACGGCGACGAGCCGAGACCTGTCCTTCCGCTAACCCCGGCCTCGACATTCCCGAAGTGCAGTTGAAGCAGGAGATACGGAGCAGGGCCACACGCTCCCCGAGCACCGCGAACTGGCACGCGTGCTCAAGCCCTGGTTGCTCCCTGGTTGTTCATGGGCCGCGCTCCCTTCGATGGCTTCTCCGAGGCGGACATGCGTCGATGGGAGCGCCGCTTCCTCGACTGACGCGCGTTGCACACCCACTTTCACAGTGGCCCGCGGTGAGAATCCAGGTGCTGTTCAGGATGGAGCCACCACACCAGTGGTCGTAGCTCTCTTCATGACGATTCCTTTCGCGTGATTCACGATGATGGCAACGGAGACCTCCGCTGAAGCACCGGGCCCGCGTCATCGTGGGATGGGGCCCATGAACATCACGGGCGGCCCTCGGAAAAGGGCCGCCCGCTACGACAGCGACTCCGGGGAACGGTTACGGCTTGGTGTAGCTGATGGCCAGGCTATAGGTGGCCGCGGTGTAGCCGCGCACCATGATGTACGCGCTGCTCTCGCCCGCGGGCACGGTCAGTTCGCACGTCTCGGCGGCTCCGTCGCGGTACGGACGGCAATCATAGGAGGAAGTGGTGGGGGCCGAGCCGAACCGGACATACAGGTCCGGGTCACCCGAGCCACTCATCACCACCTTGAAGGTGGTGCCGGCCACCACGCTGTAGGGGCCGTGGTTCTTGTTCTGGCTCGCGGACACGCTACCGGTGACCGTCTCGGATACCGGGGTGCTCGTGCTGGAGGGCTTGGTGTACTCGATGTTGAGGCTGTAGGTGCCCGCGGCGTAGCCACGCACCATGATGTAGGCCGAGGTCTGGCCCTCGGGCACGGTCACGTTGCACGACTCGGAGGCGCCGTTGGCGTACGGACGGCAGGCGAAGGAGGAGCTGGTGGGGGCCGAGCCGAACTGCACATACAGGTCCGGGTCACCCGAACCCGTCATGGTCACCTTGAAGGTGGTGCCAGCCACCACGCTGTAGGGGCCATGGTTGACGTCCTGGTTCTTGGCCACGCTGCCGCTGACCGTCTCGGTCACCGGGGTGCCGCTCGGCGGAGGCGGCTCCGTCGGAGGCGGCTCGCCGTTCGGCGTGCCGTAGAGGGTGGCGGCGCCAATCTCGTCCTTTGCGGTGATGACCAGGTCACCCGTCTGGC contains:
- a CDS encoding alpha/beta fold hydrolase, with the translated sequence MKHKEATTVTVPGPAGRLMATTEGDGGIPVLFVHDFAADRTHWAETQHGLATRSVAFDLRGMGESGGAHGPFGVEASVEDVAAVADALLPQKFVLVGHGFGAAVAGAFASYYPERLAGLLYVEPVGDLRRQEKADVDAWLENFSEAKYGGFHEHWLTPLLLDAKEKTRALVMKTLRTSRREAIAGNMESLFHYNPDEAFERFTGPTHALVTATGPETLVAQRPELPRSVLPHASHWPMLDAPQWFHSELVRFLGRCKHEH
- a CDS encoding trypsin-like serine protease yields the protein MTRARCFSGGLRCHHRESRERNRHEESYDHWCGGSILNSTWILTAGHCESGCATRVSRGSGAPIDACPPRRSHRRERGP